A stretch of Kyrpidia spormannii DNA encodes these proteins:
- a CDS encoding DUF1450 domain-containing protein — MNSLSLKFCKKNLEKSGDVLRALQERYPDLKIEVSDCLDVCGLCTDVPFVLRNNAIVHGRNARDLYLKLERGMQPFFRREPIPGTAAAMALNSGTADTSSGES, encoded by the coding sequence ATGAATTCGTTATCCTTGAAATTCTGCAAAAAAAATCTTGAGAAGTCCGGAGATGTTCTGCGGGCCTTGCAGGAGAGGTACCCCGACCTAAAAATCGAAGTCTCGGACTGCCTCGATGTCTGCGGGCTGTGTACCGACGTGCCCTTTGTCCTGCGAAACAACGCCATTGTTCACGGACGGAACGCCCGAGATCTGTACCTGAAATTAGAGCGGGGCATGCAGCCATTCTTCCGCCGGGAGCCCATCCCGGGAACAGCTGCGGCCATGGCTCTCAACAGTGGGACTGCCGACACCTCGTCCGGTGAATCCTGA
- a CDS encoding S1C family serine protease yields MKTRPKAPGRSVYRIADVVERYKGAVVNIEVVQDIPRSAVSRIPGWPLPPPDEGGEDRELHQLNIGSGFFFDRRGLILTNEHVIHGASRILVRLLGRTRVVEAKVVGAHYELDLAVLRVPKPPGLPILQLAKKRDLRVGEWVVAIGNPLGLDHTVTVGVISAKERPMAIGDRKYPHLIQTDAAINRGNSGGPLINLRGKVVGINTAVSQSSQGIGFAIAVDVVRKALREMRLGLPE; encoded by the coding sequence ATGAAGACAAGACCCAAAGCACCCGGCCGATCGGTGTATCGCATCGCGGACGTTGTCGAGCGATACAAGGGGGCAGTGGTCAATATCGAGGTGGTGCAGGATATTCCTCGGTCTGCGGTCTCTCGGATCCCGGGATGGCCGTTGCCCCCGCCAGATGAGGGGGGAGAGGATCGGGAACTGCATCAGCTCAATATCGGCTCCGGCTTTTTTTTCGACCGCCGGGGGCTGATCCTAACCAATGAACACGTCATTCACGGCGCTTCTCGAATTTTGGTGCGGCTTTTGGGGCGTACCCGGGTGGTGGAGGCCAAGGTGGTCGGAGCTCACTATGAACTGGATCTGGCGGTCCTCCGAGTGCCCAAGCCTCCTGGACTTCCAATTCTACAATTGGCCAAAAAGCGGGACCTGCGAGTTGGTGAGTGGGTGGTGGCCATCGGCAACCCCCTTGGTTTGGACCACACCGTCACCGTCGGGGTGATTAGTGCTAAGGAACGGCCGATGGCGATCGGAGATCGCAAATATCCCCATCTGATTCAAACGGATGCGGCGATCAACCGCGGCAACAGCGGAGGACCTCTGATCAATCTGCGGGGGAAAGTGGTCGGGATCAACACGGCGGTCAGCCAGAGTTCCCAGGGAATCGGCTTTGCTATCGCGGTGGATGTGGTGCGCAAAGCCCTGAGAGAGATGCGCCTCGGCTTACCCGAGTAG